Proteins from a genomic interval of Onychostoma macrolepis isolate SWU-2019 chromosome 17, ASM1243209v1, whole genome shotgun sequence:
- the si:ch73-340m8.2 gene encoding LOW QUALITY PROTEIN: tyrosine-protein kinase SRK2 (The sequence of the model RefSeq protein was modified relative to this genomic sequence to represent the inferred CDS: inserted 1 base in 1 codon) produces the protein MGNSMCTCKRCCPCCPPKSEERPLSRKRVFKSIYDYPSRTIWDLNLRKGDILEVXGENEHWLYVRRRTAKGNGSKGFVEEKGYVPKDFIKPLDSIEAELWYFESVKTRIEAKRCLLRPENKDGAFLIWKYDENNQYYLSVRNGLHTRHYRVKQGENDKHFFLVHHTIFQTLRELIEFYSKNEGGLCAKLHEPCVKLDQPAPLTLSFETKWEVDRSSLTKIQKLGRGEFAEVWQGLWNNTTEVAIKEFRDVNYSTIKTEIDIMKELHHERLLKLYAVCTNSEPMCLVTELMKNGSLKKFLISHKEKQDLEFSLMMDFALQITEGMMYIENKIVHRDLRAENILLTDMQYCKIADFGLAEINLAGSHRISSEIKVPVKWMAPEIFENKAYTSKSDVWSFGILLTEIVTYGDDPYPGMDKLSCVRSIQRGERMERPTGCPEALYDIMWLCWRSNPEERPTFTELREKLMALINEPDSELE, from the exons ATGGGAAATTCTATGTGCACCTGTAAACGTTGCTGCCCGTGTTGTCCACCGAAGAGTGAAGAGCGGCCCCTCAGCCGCAAAAGAGTATTCAAGTCGATCTACGACTATCCCTCACGCACAATATGGGATCTAAATCTGAGGAAAGGAGATATTCTGGAGG ACGGAGAGAATGAGCACTGGTTGTATGTGAGGAGACGCACAGCTAAGGGTAACGGATCTAAAGGCTTTGTGGAGGAAAAGGGATATGTGCCTAAAGACTTCATCAAACCGCTGGATAGCATAGAGGCCGAGCT ATGGTATTTTGAGAGTGTTAAAACACGTATAGAGGCCAAGAGATGTCTGCTGAGACCAGAGAACAAAGACGGTGCGTTTCTCATCTGGAAGTATGATGAGAATAATCAATATTACTTATCAG TGAGGAACGGCCTTCATACACGGCATTACAGGGTCAAGCAGGGAGAAAACGACAAGCACTTCTTCCTTGTTCATCACACAATCTTCCAGACCTTGCGTGAGCTGATAGAGTTTTACTCTAAAAACGAGGGTGGACTCTGCGCGAAGCTTCACGAACCCTGTGTGAAG CTGGACCAGCCAGCTCCTCTGACTCTGTCATTTGAAACCAAATGGGAGGTAGACAGAAGCTCACTTACCAAAATACAGAAGCTGGGCCGCGGGGAGTTTGCGGAGGTCTGGCAGGGGCTCTGGAACAACACCACAGAGGTGGCCATCAAAGAGTTCAGAG ATGTCAATTACTCAACTATCAAAACAGAGATTGATATCATGAAAGAGCTGCATCACGAGCGTTTGCTGAAGCTCTACGCTGTGTGTACCAATAGTGAACCCATGTGTTTAGTCACagagctcatgaaaaatggcaGTTTAAAGAAATTTCTCATCA gcCACAAAGAGAAACAAGACCTGGAGTTTTCACTCATGATGGATTTTGCTTTGCAG attaCAGAAGGAATGATgtacattgaaaataaaatagttcaCCGCGATCTGAGAGCCGAGAACATTCTGCTTACCGACATGCAATACTGCAAAATAGCTGATTTTGGACTCGCTGAAATTAATCTTGCTGGAAGCCACAGAATTTCATCAG AAATAAAGGTCCCAGTGAAATGGATGGCCCCTGAGATATTTGAAAACAAGGCTTACACAAGCAAGAGCGACGTCTGGTCTTTTGGCATCCTTTTAACTGAAATCGTGACGTATGGAGATGACCCATACCCTG GTATGGACAAACTGTCATGCGTTCGGTCCATTCAGAGAGGAGAGCGGATGGAGAGACCGACTGGCTGTCCTGAAGCACTCTACGACATTATGTGGCTGTGCTGGAGGTCAAACCCTGAGGAGAGACCAACATTTACAGAGCTACGGGAGAAGCTGATGGCTCTCATAAATGAGCCTGATTCTGAACTGGAGTAG